A single genomic interval of Camelina sativa cultivar DH55 chromosome 11, Cs, whole genome shotgun sequence harbors:
- the LOC104725012 gene encoding putative E3 ubiquitin-protein ligase RING1a: MPVSNNSFPSSEIPDEGDQRSDRFNPEAKQDLQEKKGDVNKDEEEVKRHEAEEEEVKPNEEDKEDDDGDDDDAEKEEVEEEEVEEEEEDEEEEEEDEEDSKETSPSSIPGGDQSGYMEIDLGEIRKDVQCPICLGIIRKTRTVMECLHRFCQECIDKSMRLGNNECPACRKHCASRRSLRDDPKFDSLIAALFTNIDSYEEAELAFHEDEKARNKQIQASIAQISQRQSEALVKRRSLGKEAAVLMRSPRIASGSRRRRNCRNMEQQNASEAHDDDNNDDINNNGGGKDSSSDERGTEVRQKKRRKRSTSRSTQHPSSSGANNNNGNCADNDTEVYRDSKGISPGLVWNPEILAWGRGGTRSNTRHGNNISGGSSKIARNARVNKLVEYLRSSIDGPSVEVDIHLKLVSLDSNCIPDLPQPYLCCKPALLVKQLREFVALKMNLKTEEVELLLITRRGAGDDATIENLPVVTSASAAASKDEMQSLEDNETLSRLKVDFISSHEQHLIISYRKKQTE; the protein is encoded by the exons ATGCCTGTGAGTAATAATAGCTTCCCGTCCTCTGAGATTCCCGATGAGGGAGACCAACGAAGCGACCGATTTAACCCGGAAGCGAAACAGGATCTACAAGAGAAGAAGGGTGATGTGAataaagacgaagaagaagtgaaaCGCCACgaagcagaggaggaagaagtgaAACCCAACGAAGAAgataaggaagatgatgatggtgatgacgaCGATGCTGAGAAggaagaggtagaagaagaagaggtagaagaagaggaagaagacgaggaagaggaagaagaagacgaagaag ATTCTAAGGAAACAAGTCCATCTTCTATTCCAGGAGGAGACCAATCAGG ATATATGGAAATCGATCTCGGAGAAATCCGTAAAGACGTGCAGTGTCCAATATGCCTAG GAATCATAAGGAAGACAAGGACTGTGATGGAATGCCTTCACCGATTCTGTCAGGAATGTATTGATAAGTCAATGAGATTGGG GAACAATGAATGTCCTGCTTGCAGGAAACATTGTGCAAGCCGGCGTTCTCTAAGAGACGACCCAAAATTTGATTCTCTTATTGCAGCTTTATTCACAAATATTGATAGTTATGAGGAAGCG gaaCTGGCTTTTCACGAAGATGAAAAGGCTCGTAATAAGCAG ATTCAAGCATCTATAGCTCAAATATCGCAACGACAGTCAGAGGCTCTTGTGAAAAGACGATCTTTAGGTAAAGAGGCAGCAGTCTTAATGAGATCACCGCGTATTGCTAGTGGCTCCAGAAGGAGAAGGAACTGCAGAAACATGGAACAACAAAACGCGTCAGAAGcccatgatgatgataataatgatgataTTAACAACAACGGAGGAGGCAAAGATTCGTCTTCAGATGAGCGTGGTACAGAAGTCCGACAGAAGAAACGTAGAAAACGGTCTACAAGTCGTTCAACACAACACCCTTCCTCTTCAGGTGCAAACAATAACAATGGTAACTGCGCAGATAATGACACAGAAGTTTATAGAGATAGTAAAGGAATATCACCCGGGCTTGTGTGGAATCCAGAGATATTGGCTTGGGGAAGAGGTGGTACAAGGAGTAACACAAGGCATGGGAATAATATATCAGGAGGCAGTAGTAAGATTGCGAGGAATGCTCGTGTGAACAAACTTGTTGAATATCTACGTAGCAGCATAGATGGACCCAGTGTTGAG GTGGATATCCATCTCAAGCTTGTCTCGCTGGATTCAAACTGTATACCAGACTTACCGCAGCCATATCTCTGTTGTAAGCCCGCGTTGCTTGTAAAACAGCTCCGTGAA TTCGTAGCACTTAAGATGAATTTGAAGACTGAAGAGGTTGAATTGTTGTTAATAACAAGAAGAGGAGCAGGAGACGATGCGACAATAGAGAATCTTCCTGTAGTGACTTCAGCTTCAGCAGCAGCATCCAAAGATGAGATGCAAAGTCTTGAAGACAATGAAACATTGTCAAGGCTCAAAGTCGATTTCATTTCAAGCCATGAACAACATTTG ATCATATCTTACCGGAAGAAGCAAACCGAGTGA
- the LOC104725010 gene encoding dormancy-associated protein homolog 2 produces MGVLENLWDDVVAGPRPEAGGRGHLRRISTGLTSLNNTTEGMSVAGSVSLPASPSTPVTPGSGRKVDVWRSVFHPASNVTTREIGANVFDKPSHPNSPTVYDWMYSDETRSKHR; encoded by the exons atgggaGTACTCGAAAACCTATGGGACGACGTTGTGGCTGGTCCTCGACCTGAAGCCGGGGGCCGTGGCCATCTCCGGCGAATCTCCACCGGCTTAACTAGCTTGAACAATACCACAG AAGGAATGTCGGTGGCTGGATCGGTATCTCTACCGGCGAGTCCATCTACTCCGGTGACACCAGGATCTGGTCGGAAAGTGGATGTGTGGAGGAGTGTGTTTCATCCGGCAAGTAATGTGACCACAAGGGAGATTGGTGCTAATGTCTTTGACAAACCCTCTCATCCTAATTCTCCCACAGTTTATGACTg GATGTACAGCGACGAGACCAGAAGCAAGCACCGTTGA
- the LOC104728609 gene encoding uncharacterized protein LOC104728609 has product MLTEEQKKIYDEIIDSVFKDKGGVFFLYSFGGTGKTFIWKVLSASVRIRGEIVLNTASSGIASLLLEGGRTAHSRFVVPLEVHDTSMCRMSRSSDLGELVQEAKLIIWDEAPMMSKYCFETLDRSLKDIMRDPEDKTFGGNVIFGGDFRQILPVIVGAGREQIVNSSLNSSYLWNQCKVLRLTRNMRLLQKITPNEAREIEEFSKWILDVGEGRLNEPNDGVVDIDIPEELLII; this is encoded by the coding sequence ATGCTTACTGAAGagcagaagaagatatatgaTGAGATCATAGACTCTGTTTTCAAAGATAAAGGTggagtatttttcttatatagttTTGGTGGAACTGGTAAAACATTCATTTGGAAAGTTTTATCTGCATCTGTCAGGATCAGGGGCGAAATAGTGTTAAATACTGCATCTAGCGGGATAGCCTCTCTTTTGTTAGAAGGTGGCAGAACAGCTCATTCAAGGTTTGTCGTTCCTCTTGAAGTTCATGATACTTCTATGTGCAGAATGTCAAGGTCTTCTGATTTAGGTGAATTAGTCCAAGAAGCCAAGTTGATAATTTGGGACGAAGCTCCAATGATGAGTAAATACTGCTTTGAGACTTTAGATAGAAGTTTGAAAGATATAATGCGTGATCCAGAAGATAAAACTTTTGGGggaaatgttatttttggtgGTGATTTCCGTCAGATACTTCCTGTTATTGTTGGTGCTGGTCGAGAACAAATAGTTAACTCATCGCTGAACTCATCTTACCTTTGGAATCAGTGTAAAGTCTTAAGGCTAACAAGAAATATGAGGTTGCTGCAAAAGATTACTCCAAATGAAGCCAGGGAGATTGAAGAGTTCTCGAAATGGATTCTTGATGTTGGAGAAGGAAGACTTAATGAGCCAAATGATGGAGTTGTTGATATTGACATCCCAGAAGAATTGCTTATCATATAA
- the LOC104725011 gene encoding probable serine/threonine-protein kinase At1g54610, producing the protein MGCIISKKKSPKKNPPWKEPLEKRSSRITSSRIDDSSQTKEEQDRLNKVRLIESEKFSSSRFSEKQHLEISEIGDTDEDEDDDHHPPTEELKREPSVVIRPCVETVSKEAELAAGWPAWLVSVAGEALVNWTPRRASTFEKLEKIGQGTYSSVYKARDLLNNKIVALKRVRFDLSDLESVKFMAREIIVMRRLDHPNVLKLEGLITASVSSSLYLVFEYMDHDLVGLASIPGIKFSEPQVKCYMQQLLSGLHHCHSRGVLHRDIKGSNLLIDSNGVLKIADFGLATFFDPQNCVPLTSRVVTLWYRPPELLLGACHYGVGVDLWSTGCILGELYSGKPILAGKTEVEQLHKIFKLCGSPTEDYWRKLKLPPSAAFRPALPYGRRVAEMFKDLPINVLSLLDALLSIDPDKRGSAARALESEYFRTEPFACDPSFLPKYPPSKEIDAKLRDEAKRQRPTQEKHERQDSQTRRSHERKLIPPVKANNPSLSAAVENPYLRSCVPGNSQRQMQITNDMASNNQTSGRIAHSGPMMKTRNLSRLTKDHAGPRIPSYRGNSVGQGGYAGSDKQIMDQERKEMRAFNRADTMDNSKRQTKIPNDPSWYDSGDNKMYMSGPLLAQPSKVDQMLEEHDRQLQEFTRQKAKQSRN; encoded by the exons ATGGGTTGCATAATCTCTAAGAAGAAGTCTCCAAAGAAGAATCCACCATGGAAAGAGCCATTAGAGAAGCGTTCTTCCAGGATCACTTCATCTAGGATTGATGATTCTAGCCAGACTAAAGAGGAGCAAGATCGGTTGAATAAAGTTAGGTTGATTGAATCTGAGAAGTTTAGTTCAAGTAGGTTTTCTGAGAAACAGCATCTGGAGATTTCTGAGATTGGTGATactgatgaagatgaagatgatgatcatcatcctCCTACTGAGGAATTGAAGAGAGAGCCTAGTGTTGTGATTCGTCCCTGTGTTGAAACTGTTTCAAAAGAGGCTGAATTGGCTGCAGGATGGCCAGCTTGGTTAGTCTCTGTGGCTGGTGAGGCACTTGTGAATTGGACTCCACGACGTGCAAGTACCTTTGAGAAACTGGAGAAA ATTGGACAAGGTACATATAGCAGTGTATACAAGGCTCGTGATCTTCTTAATAACAAGATTGTTGCGCTTAAAAGAGTTCGGTTTGATCTTAGCGATTTAGAGAGTGTTAAGTTTATGGCGAGAGAGATCATTGTTATGCGAAGGCTTGATCATCCTAATGTACTTAAGTTAGAAGGCTTGATCACTGCCTCTGTTTCATCTTCGCTTTACTTAGTTTTCGAGTATATGGATCATGATCTCGTCGGACTTGCTTCCATACCCGGTATCAAGTTTTCAGAGCCTCAG GTTAAATGTTATATGCAACAACTTCTAAGCGGGCTTCATCATTGTCACAGTCGTGGTGTTCTGCATCGTGATATCAAGGGCTCAAATCTACTGATTGACAGTAATGGAGTCTTGAAGATTGCAGATTTCGGGTTAGCAACGTTTTTTGACCCACAAAACTGCGTTCCATTGACAAGCCGTGTTGTGACTCTTTGGTATCGACCCCCAGAGCTTCTGCTTGGAGCTTGTCATTATGGTGTTGGGGTTGATTTGTGGAGCACAGGCTGTATCTTAGGTGAATTATATTCCGGGAAACCGATCCTGGCAGGGAAAACAGAG GTAGAGCAACTGCATAAAATCTTCAAACTATGTGGTTCACCAACAGAAGATTACTGGAGGAAACTGAAGCTACCACCTTCAGCTGCGTTTAGACCCGCACTTCCATATGGAAGACGTGTAGCAGAGATGTTTAAGGACTTGCCTATAAATGTTCTTTCGCTTTTGGATGCTTTGCTTTCCATAGATCCTGATAAGAGAGGCTCTGCAGCTAGAGCTCTTGAGAGTGAG TACTTCAGAACAGAGCCCTTTGCTTGTGATCCATCTTTTCTACCAAAATATCCACCAAGCAAAGAGATTGATGCTAAACTCCGGGATGAAGCGAAAAGGCAAAGACCCACACAGGAGAAGCATGAAAGACAAGACTCTCAGACAAGACGATCACACGAAAGAAAACTTATCCCACCGGTAAAAGCTAATAATCCATCACTTTCAGCAGCTGTGGAG AATCCATATCTAAGAAGCTGTGTACCGGGTAACTCGCAAAGACAAATGCAGATTACAAATGACATGGCTTCCAACAATCAAACGAGTGGAAGAATTGCTCACTCGGGTCCGATGATGAAAACTCGGAATCTCAGTCGGTTAACCAAGGACCATGCAGGCCCTAGAATACCGTCATACAGAGGTAACTCAGTAGGACAAGGCGGTTATGCTGGCTCAGATAAACAAATCATGGATCAGGAGAGGAAGGAAATGAGAGCTTTCAACAGAGCTGACACCATGGATAATAGTAAGAGGCAAACCAAAATCCCAAATGACCCTTCTTGG TATGATTCTGGGGATAACAAGATGTACATGTCCGGTCCATTACTGGCTCAGCCAAGTAAAGTAGACCAGATGCTGGAAGAACACGACCGGCAACTCCAGGAATTCACCAGACAGAAAGCAAAACAGTCGAGAAACTAA